The Prunus persica cultivar Lovell chromosome G7, Prunus_persica_NCBIv2, whole genome shotgun sequence genome has a segment encoding these proteins:
- the LOC109950327 gene encoding uncharacterized protein LOC109950327, whose translation MIVRCTTVHECDLRLVSDKHRQATVALVATSLKRKLKDSRTIYTPSDIMRDVKHSFGCNIHYSKAWKARELAPLSIRGSAEEAYYILPAYCYELERMNPGTKTHIQTDENNHFVYLFMAVGACIRGFRSSMRPVIAVDATHLKSKYKGVMFVANAFDGNRNIYPLAFGIGDLETDASWHWFFTKLHEAIGECPNLVIISDRNVSIENVLRNLIPLLNLIVIISNIKRKEHVAQYLEEAGLHKWSRAHMDGRRYNVMTTNIAESINSVLRFARMLPVVHLIGEIVNLLVKWFTERRELALNCTTTLCPNFGEKKLRNRLEDAARMNVVKLNNAQFNVLDGDKDGLVDLTNNSCSCRKFRLEQLPCKHVVAVCRFLKVNVYSKASRYYTRKTWMDAYSDSIYPVEPHGMWDIPKDVRSRVVLPPVARVMPGRRKKIRIPSQGEGTIRRKCSRCGSAGHNKSTCKNNIPLRNVS comes from the exons ATGATTGTGAGGTGTACAACTGTCCATGAATGTGATTTGAGGCTCGTAAGTGACAAGCATCGTCAAGCAACCGTAGCACTTGTAGCTACTTCACTTAAAAGGAAGTTGAAGGATTCTCGAACAATATACACACCAAGTGACATTATGAGAGATGTGAAACACAGCTTTGGTTGCAACATCCATTATTCGAAAGCTTGGAAAGCAAGGGAGTTAGCTCCATTGTCTATTAGAGGATCAGCGGAGGAGGcatattatatccttccagctTATTGCTATGAATTGGAGCGTATGAATCCCGGCACAAAAACACACATCCAAACTGATGAGAACAATCactttgtgtatttatttatggcgGTTGGCGCATGTATTAGAGGGTTCCGTTCTTCCATGCGCCCAGTGATAGCCGTGGATGCCACTCATTTAAAATCCAAGTACAAGGGTGTTATGTTTGTAGCAAATGCATTCGATGGTAATCGAAATATATATCCTCTTGCTTTtgggatcggggatttggAGACGGACGCATCATGGCATTGGTTTTTCACTAAACTTCATGAAGCCATTGGTGAGTGTCCCAATCTTGTTATTATTTCTGATCGCAATGTTAGCATAGAGAATGT GCTGCGAAATCTTATTCCATTGCTGAATTTGATTGTCATTATTAGCAACATCAAGCGAAAGGAACATGTTGCTCAATATCTTGAAGAGGCAGGGTTACATAAGTGGTCTAGAGCTCACATGGATGGACGCCGCTACAATGTAAtgacaacaaatattgcggAGTCAATCAACTCAGTCCTTAGGTTTGCAAGGATGCTGCCAGTGGTTCATTTGATAGGGGAAATTGTTAATCTCCTTGTGAAATGGTTCACCGAACGTCGTGAGTTAGCTTTGAATTGCACAACAACATTGTGCCCCAATTTCGGAGAGAAGAAGTTGAGGAACAGGTTGGAGGATGCTGCAAGGATGAATGtggttaaattaaataatgcaCAGTTTAATGTTTTGGACGGTGATAAGGACGGCCTCGTAGATTTGACGAACAACAGTTGTAGTTGTAGAAAGTTTCGGCTTGAGCAGCTACCTTGCAAGCATGTAGTTGCAGTTTGCCGCTTCTTGAAAGTAAATGTATACTCAAAGGCTTCTCGGTATTACACTCGGAAAACCTGGATGGATGCTTATTCGGATAGCATCTACCCGGTAGAACCTCACGGAATGTGGGATATTCCTAAAGATGTTCGAAGTCGAGTTGTGCTGCCTCCCGTGGCAAGGGTCATGCCAGGCAGACGAAAGAAGATAAGAATTCCCTCGCAAGGAGAGGGCACCATTAGAAGAAAGTGCTCAAGGTGCGGTTCCGCAGGCCACAATAAAAGCACCTGTAAAAACAATATTCCATTGCGCAATGTATCTTAG
- the LOC109950267 gene encoding protein DETOXIFICATION 45, chloroplastic-like, with translation MAARQGPVAMAAHQICIQVWLAVSLLTDAMAASGQALIATYLCKGEYKIVKEVGDSVLKGLKEMVECLFGTLTKSTDAIGQDDIEGPGMKPTNLLRSKNLQPTLEWQNKY, from the exons ATGGCTGCTCGTCAAGGTCCAGTAGCTATGGCTGCTCATCAGATATGTATACAAGTTTGGTTGGCTGTATCCCTTCTAACTGATGCAATGGCTGCATCTGGTCAG GCCCTGATTGCTACTTATTTATGTAAAGGTGAATACAAAATTGTGAAAGAAGTTGGTGACTCTGTGTTAAAG GGTCTAAAAGAAATGGTTGAGTGTTTGTTTGGAACTTTGACTAAGTCAACTGATGCTATTGGGCAAGACGATATTGAAGGTCCAGGAATGAAACCAACAAACCTCCTGAG GTCAAAAAATCTCCAACCCACTTTGGAATGGCAGAACAAGTATTAG
- the LOC109950147 gene encoding vinorine synthase-like, with product MGSSIHSLVEITSRKIIKPSSPTPNHLKTLKLSLLDQMFPPTLYGTLLFFYTNHWHGADFASKASKRLQESLSKTLVLFYPLAGRLKGPAFVECNDEGAHFLEARVNCHLADFLQQPEPKLLNHLIPETDSETAQVALGSVLLLVQINVFNCGGIVIAVSPSHKIADVTSLYTFARTWAAINRDEDQYDDGVGGQLALPEFNGGNLLPSRDLPAIPKTLETPSENLTTRRFVFDVSKIASLKAKIEGVVQNFIPTNVQLVLAIILKCAIAASHNSKPGTPIRPTVLFQMVNLRRRMLPELTQNVMGNWFWPLPVLFNEDETQLHELVSTMRKGLTDFVNEKANKFKGEEGFLAVFECLRERDPLLKSKKGINLYRATSLCKLPLYEMDFGWGKPTWVTGKGGYKNVIALMDTKFCDGIEAWVTLDEQEMAIFESDEELHAYLVPSTSAQTMFDIKSSIKLKSNM from the coding sequence ATGGGTAGTTCTATCCATTCTCTTGTCGAAATCACCTCAAGAAAGATCATTAAGCCATCATCTCCAACTCCTAATCACCTTAAAACTCTCAAGCTCTCTCTTTTGGATCAAATGTTTCCTCCTACGTTATATGGAACCCTCTTGTTTTTCTACACCAACCATTGGCATGGTGCCGATTTTGCTTCCAAAGCTTCTAAGCGCTTGCAAGAGTCTCTATCCAAAACTTTGGTTCTCTTCTATCCATTGGCTGGCCGGCTCAAAGGTCCTGCGTTCGTCGAGTGCAACGATGAAGGGGCTCATTTCTTGGAAGCTAGGGTTAACTGCCATCTTGCAGATTTTCTTCAACAACCAGAGCCCAAGTTACTCAATCACTTGATCCCCGAGACCGATTCTGAAACAGCTCAAGTAGCCTTGGGGTCTGTTCTTTTGCTTGTTCAAATCAATGTTTTTAACTGCGGAGGAATTGTTATTGCAGTATCTCCTTCGCACAAAATTGCAGATGTAACATCGCTCTACACGTTCGCGCGAACATGGGCCGCCATAAATCGTGATGAAGATCAATATGATGATGGAGTTGGAGGGCAATTAGCGTTGCCGGAGTTTAATGGAGGAAATTTGTTGCCGTCTAGAGACTTACCGGCCATCCCAAAGACCTTGGAAACGCCTAGTGAAAATTTAACTACTAGGAGATTTGTGTTTGATGTCTCAAAGATAGCAAGTCTCAAGGCCAAAATTGAGGGTGTTGTCCAAAACTTCATCCCCACAAACGTACAACTAGTTTTGGCAATCATCTTAAAATGTGCTATTGCTGCTTCTCATAACTCCAAGCCTGGGACTCCAATCAGGCCAACAGTGCTGTTCCAAATGGTAAACTTGCGCCGGAGAATGCTCCCGGAGCTGACACAAAATGTCATGGGGAATTGGTTTTGGCCACTTCCAGTCTTGTTCAATGAGGATGAGACCCAATTACACGAGTTGGTGAGCACGATGAGGAAAGGTTTGACAGACTTTGTCAATGAGAAGGCAAACAAATTTAAAGGTGAAGAGGGATTCTTGGCAGTCTTTGAATGCCTTAGAGAGAGGGACCCACTTTTAAAGAGCAAGAAGGGCATCAATCTCTATAGGGCCACAAGTCTGTGCAAGCTCCCTCtgtatgaaatggactttggaTGGGGAAAACCTACGTGGGTCACCGGCAAAGGCGGCTATAAGAACGTAATTGCGTTGATGGATACAAAGTTTTGTGATGGAATTGAAGCTTGGGTGACCCTTGATGAACAAGAAATGGCCATATTTGAGTCTGACGAAGAGCTCCATGCATATTTGGTTCCCTCAACCTCAGCACAAACAATGTTTGATATCAAGTCTTCAATAAAGTTGAAATCTAATATGTGA
- the LOC109950328 gene encoding DNA repair protein XRCC3 homolog, which translates to NLMLLPLSTPKLSIGCPILDHCLGGGIPCNSITELVGESGSGKMQLCLQLTVRAQLPPSHGGLGGSSVYIFTEFSFPFRRFQQLGNLYHASYPNLIRLEPLEDIYVHGVHDAQQLIHVLGDIEAFIAIDHTRLPVKLVVIDSIAALFRSQYQTTPADLKRRPEMFFNISGTLKGLANKFGLAVVVTNQVVDFIGPHDGVNGVRLGNLESLDTSGRRVSPGLGLAWAHCINSRVFLARHEQSIEVEVRNAPSTSICSQTHRTFHLVFAPHLAYASAKFVIRKEGIVGVSQ; encoded by the coding sequence aacctcatgctCCTTCCTCTTTCAACCCCTAAATTATCCATTGGATGCCCAATACTAGATCACTGCTTGGGGGGTGGGATACCCTGCAACTCCATAACAGAATTAGTAGGGGAGAGTGGTTCCGGGAAGATGCAGCTTTGTCTCCAACTTACGGTACGAGCTCAGCTCCCACCCTCACATGGCGGACTAGGGGGCTCCTCCGTCTACATATTCACAGAATTCAGCTTCCCATTTCGTCGATTTCAACAGCTAGGCAACCTTTATCATGCATCATACCCCAACTTAATAAGGTTGGAGCCATTGGAAGACATATATGTTCATGGTGTTCATGATGCTCAACAACTCATCCATGTCCTTGGAGACATAGAAGCATTTATTGCCATTGATCACACCCGCCTACCTGTGAAACTCGTTGTCATTGATTCCATTGCTGCATTGTTCCGATCACAGTATCAGACAACACCGGCAGATTTGAAACGGCGGCCTGAAATGTTCTTCAACATATCTGGAACATTGAAGGGTTTAGCAAATAAGTTTGGGTTGGCGGTGGTTGTGACCAACCAAGTGGTGGATTTTATTGGGCCACATGATGGAGTGAATGGCGTGAGGTTGGGAAACTTGGAGTCCCTGGACACATCAGGCAGACGGGTGAGTCCAGGTTTGGGACTGGCTTGGGCACATTGCATAAATTCAAGAGTGTTCTTGGCAAGACATGAGCAATCTATTGAGGTTGAAGTTCGTAATGCTCCTTCAACAAGTATATGTAGTCAAACACACAGGACATTTCACCTTGTATTTGCCCCACATCTGGCCTATGCATCGGCCAAATTTGTAATCAGAAAAGAAGGTATAGTCGGAGTATCACAGTAA
- the LOC18769818 gene encoding agamous-like MADS-box protein AGL82, with translation MPPRARRSVELIPNEIARKMTFRKRKKSIYKKADELSKLCDIDVCLIIYEADPKKGRAIQSETWPQDSAEFNGIFNKYKASKDIHVPGLKQNFNLSDFYNAAKKEDVDRKFKKLYPTWDDRIDEFS, from the coding sequence atgCCTCCTAGAGCTAGAAGAAGCGTAGAACTCATACCAAATGAGATTGCTCGTAAGATGACCTTTCGGAAGCGAAAGAAaagtatatataaaaaggcaGACGAGCTTTCGAAACTCTGTGATATTGATGTTTGCTTGATCATCTATGAAGCTGATCCAAAGAAAGGGAGGGCAATCCAATCAGAGACGTGGCCTCAAGATTCAGCTGAATTCAATGGCATTTTTAACAAGTATAAAGCTTCTAAGGATATTCATGTCCCTGGTTTAAAGCAAAACTTCAATTTGTCTGATTTTTACAACGCAGCCAAGAAAGAAGACGTGGATCGaaagtttaaaaaattgtACCCAACATGGGATGATCGAATCGATGAGTTTTCGTAG
- the LOC109950329 gene encoding uncharacterized protein LOC109950329 translates to MGGMKINFDGAWQPGLTVGGVGVVVRNSAGDFVVGCAMALDNVFSAAHVEAGNMVGQMKLMIAEEQKFQGKALSLSHTKTTITTIKEKFTEQQLQMFEQSCFGHLLRIEDLKWTSPIVHGLLLRKADPKTVSQLNGIKFIVGNKYFANDKTVNLLELEKAFLECDDVDDILKLRFVYFAVFVLLGSEKHVHIDMRYLKLAEDLEDFGKYPSGAVCYAKTNASLLRALCADYQRVKVPTKTAKTKKSGKKRTTTATGRPREYHLKGFAYALQIWAYEVFSALAALHLVVHEDNAYIPRLLHWRSNSSPRFYELMSQVFENHEVDVQLLRPSVMDKQQPYWTWGDSADDTEELVDLLGDDAEQKTGTSASVEEKDEDIDETASLPSSSKGTVASTELRTLKRDFQRTKDELAKVAISNRALCNRMHQLEDMVRKESLKVERDLPTVSMAGDEEGSSSVEEKEVEGKGCRQKRPAQTLLSPFTDPLRKKRTMSVSAAIATPPCFDPTKPVPIEDVKAVIEFCTAWKNDISAEVQLESFSVGADFFYKLIDDTEWVSSRHLDMATFLIRKRQLSHPLVFGTDWTTTDYCLQQFLEPLKPTTKKCGAKKAAASNTVDLPPNKLKNIHHYVRGTWQTGMAKLGQKSGRSIFHIIFEGPTGLQSKLISSDILQLCMTPMLRIPNLRGWLHC, encoded by the exons ATGGGAGGTATGAAAATCAATTTTGATGGGGCTTGGCAACCTGGACTTACAGTGGGCGGAGTAGGTGTTGTGGTTCGCAATTCTGCAGGTGACTTTGTGGTGGGTTGCGCCATGGCTTTGGACAATGTTTTCTCTGCGGCTCATGTTGAAGCC GGAAATATGGTTGGTCAAATGAAGTTGATGATTGCAGAGGAACAAAAGTTCCAAGGGAAAGCATTGTCGCTATCCCATACGAAGACCACAATCACTACGATAAAGGAGAAATTCACTGAACAGCAGCTGCAAATGTTTGAACAGagttgttttggtcatctCCTACGGATTGAGGACCTCAAGTGGACTTCTCCAATTGTCCACGGCTTGCTGCTCAGGAAAGCTGATCCCAAGACAGTTTCCCAACTGAACGGGATCAAATTCATTGTTGGCAATAAG TACTTTGCCAACGATAAAACTGTGAACCTGTTGGAATTAGAAAAGGCCTTCCTCGAATGCGATGATGTGGACGATATATTGAAGCTCAGATTCGTATACTTTGCTGTGTTTGTGCTGTTAGGCAGTGAAAAACATGTCCACATTGACATGCGATATTTGAAGTTGGCGGAAGACCTTGAAGACTTTGGGAAGTATCCATCGGGTGCTGTGTGTTATGCGAAGACAAATGCGTCACTGCTGAGGGCACTTTGTGCAGATTACCAGCGAGTGAAAGTGCccacaaaaactgcaaaaacaaaaaaatctggaAAGAAACGAACAACAACGGCAACTGGTAGACCAAGAGAGTACCACCTCAAAGGTTTTGCCTATGCACTTCAG ATTTGGGCGTATGAGGTATTTTCAGCGTTGGCTGCACTACATTTGGTGGTGCACGAAGATAATGCGTACATCCCTCGTTTACTACATTGGAGGAGCAATAGTTCGCCGCGTTTTTATGAGCTAATGAGCCAAGTATTCGAGAACCATGAG GTTGATGTGCAACTTCTCCGGCCATCTGTAATGGACAAGCAGCAGCCGTATTGGACTTGGGGTGACAGTGCTGACGACACTGAAGAACTTGTTGACTTGTTGGGCGATGACGCTGAACAAAAAACCGGCACTTCTGCCTctgtagaagaaaaagatgaggACATTGACGAAACTGCTAGCCTTCCGTCGTCTTCTAAG GGTACAGTCGCGTCCACTGAGTTACGTACTTTGAAGCGTGACTTTCAAAGGACAAAGGATGAATTGGCCAAAGTTGCCATATCAAATCGAGCGCTTTGCAACAGAATGCATCAGTTGGAAGACATGGTACGGAAGGAGTcattgaaagttgaaagaga TCTACCCACAGTTAGTATGGCTGGTGATGAAGAAGGGAGTTCGAGTGTTGAAGAAAAGGAAGTGGAAGGTAAAGGGTGCAGACAGAAGCGCCCGGCGCAGACATTGTTGAGCCCATTTACTGATcctttgaggaagaagaggacgaTGAGTGTGTCGGCCGCGATTGCAACCCCGCCATGTTTTGATCCAACAAAACCCGTGCCCATTGAAGATGTGAAGGCAGTAATAGAGTTTTGCACTGCCTGGAAAAACGATATCAG TGCGGAGGTGCAGCTGGAATCATTTTCAGTGGGCGCAGATTTTTTCTACAAACTTATCGATGACACGGAATGGGTTAGCTCAAGG CACCTGGACATGGCAACCTTTCTTATCCGGAAAAGGCAACTCTCTCATCCGTTGGTATTTGGAACTGACTGGACAACGACAGATTATTGCTTGCAG CAATTTCTAGAGCCGTTGAAACCGACTACGAAGAAATGTGGAGCGAAGAAGGCAGCTGCTTCAAACACCGTTGACCTTCCACCTAACAAGCTCAAGAATATACATCACTATGTGCGCGGTACGTGGCAGACGGGTATGGCCAAGCTTGGACAAAAGTCCGGAAGGTCTATTTTCCATATAATCTTCGAGGGTCCCACTGGGTTGCAATCGAAATTGATTTCGTCAGACATACTGCAACTGTGTATGACTCCTATGTTGCGTATACCAAATCTTCGAGGCTGGTTACACTGCTGA